CCCCCTCCCCCGACATCAGATTTGGGATCGGCGACATATTAAATCTACCTCTCGCTGATAATTCGGCAGATGCCATCACGGTCGCATTCGGCGTTCGAAACCTGGAAAATCGAAATCAAGGCCTCAAAGACATCCGCCGTTGCCTGCGTCCAGGCGGCAAACTTTTCATTCTCGAGTTTTCCCAGCCTTACAATTGGTTTCGCCCTCTCTATTATAGTTACCTGAAATACATACTACCGACAATCGCCGGTTGGGTAACGAAAAAGCCAGAAGCTTACGATTACTTAGGGAACTCAATAGAAGGCTTCCCCAGTACGCAAAAACTCATCGATGAGTTGGACGTTGCTGGCTTCCAGGACATGAAGGCAACTCGCATGACTCTCGGGATCGTAGCGATTCACGAAGCGGTAGCTCCTTGAGCTGATTCGGTATTCCAGATAATGCAGTTCAACTCCGTCGCGATAATGGTTGCTGCGATCAAAGAGCGCTTAAAACCGAAATCCGTTGAACCACCTCGGCGCCTCAGATCCATGTAATCTCCAAATCCTAAAAGCGCATAATTATAGACTTTTACAACGAGATTGAGGAGTGCAGCTCCACCGACAAAAGGATCTAAGGCGGATGGCTGAATGACAGCTCTGGGACGATCTTCATTGGCTACACCGTCGTCAGCCCGCTGGAATACCTGGCCCAAATGGTTATCCCAAACTGTTTTCCCATAAACATTGGAAACAGTCAGACATGGCTGCAAATTAACCAAGCTGGGGACCAGCAGCCCCAAGTGAAACTGCCAGAAGATCTCGTAGGTCTTTATTCCGGTCTGTTCATCCAATACGAAACCACAGTTACTTTGTAATATGGTCGTACTACTGCCTCCAGGCAGTATTTTAGATCCATCGGGCATGAGAAACCCAAATTGAATACTATAATCCTGATCTCCTTTGGCGATGGAATCCTGCAAGCTAACCGGCAACGATAAGCGAATGCTGAATTGATTATTCTTGGGGTTGTAGATCTGCTCGAGAAGCGTCTGGCCAGACAGAGCACTTGAAAGGCCTCCCATGGCTAAGCTGAGGATTAAGAACCATCCACAGACCTGTTTTAGACTGCGAGATGTGTGAGGAGATTGATGGAGGAGTATAGTTTAAAACTGTAGATGTCGCACTTGACCCATGTCAATCGGCCCACGTTCTCAGACTCTTTGGAGAGCCAATTTACTATAAACACCTAATAAAATATGCCGGAATACATCCAAATCTGATGGATATCTGCATTTTGCTGAGGCGGAGGTTGATTCAAATGGATGATATTTCCCATCCATAAAAATTTCGGGAATGAAAACATGGTCTTGAAACATCTTACATTTTTGCTTTTCTAAGTTCCCCAGCAAAGCCTGATAATCATTTTTATATGAAACTGTATTACCTGACTCTTTTCCTTTCACTCATTTTAAGCCCGCTTTTCGCTCAAGTCGACGAAGCCGAGCTCAACGAGGAAGGATTCAAAACCTCCACCGTTTCAGATTTTCTAAAATCCAAGTATACCTGGGAAGCTCCGAAGAAAGAGGGAGAAGAATCTGAGAGTGTAGTCGATAATAAGACTCCTTATAAACCCTTGGACCAACGACTGGCCGAACGAAACGAAGAGATAAAAGCACGGCTTCAACCCACCCTGGATATCGACGACCCCGCAAAGGAGAACTCTCCCGAGGACATTCCTTTGGATGAACTTGGTCTCGATACCGTTGAATTAAGGGAATTCCAGGTCAACGAACTCTACTCCCCTTTGATGCGTATGTCGGAGATAAAGGATCTGGACACACTCGATCCTGCATCAGGTGGCGCCTACTTAAGTGATGAGTATTTCTCTAATTTTGAAAACCGTTGGCTAAACCGCTACCACATCCCACTCATCGGAAAGTCCCAGGAGCAGCTTGCACAGGAACGGTATCGACAGCAGCAGTATGAAAGTTTCCTTGGTGATGTTTCAACTACCATTAGTGGATTGGAGAGCTTGGACCCAGCTAGGTCCAAGGAGATCAAAACGCTACTGAACGACACCAAGTCGCAGTACAACTTCAATCACAAGAACGACGATCTGCGCTTCAACGGTCCCGACGCAAGGTTTTAGGTGTTTGTTGAACGATAATTCCTATAAAGAATGCTTTAATGTATTAACCATTAGGAAGAGTGACTCCAATGCTCCACCTGATAATGGCGGGACAATAAAACAGCCCATAGTCGCATCATCTTCAAATGGTTGAGCGGAGTAATTTAAATTCGTAGCCTCATGGTTGTTGGACCCTCCAAAAGCACTCATTAGAGTGTAATCATTCAATTCTGGAATGTAGGGACAAAAGACAATTTTAAATCCTTCAACAGGATCGAAACTAACCAAGGACCAGAAATAGTCGTAAGGGTCTTTTGGATCTGTTCCAGCTGCAAATTCTTCCTCATTCGTCATGCCATCTCCATCGAAATCGGTATCAGCCTTTTTGTCATCAGCAGACGCAGTAGAAGGAAATGTTCCAGGACTGTTAGCAAAATCCTCATAGTCTTGCTCGTCTACGATATGTTCGATGACAGTTACTGAAATACACTGACTGTCCATTCCGACAGGATCACCTGCATCAGATACTTCAACGGTAACTTCATAAACATTGTCCGTATTGGCGTCAGTAGGTGTCGCAACAACCGGTGCTGTTTTAAAAGTCAAAACACCGGTACTCGCAACGATGTCGAAAAGTGCAGCGTCTGCACCACCATTAATAGCAAAGGACAAAGTGTCACCTGGAAGGTCCGGATCAGAGGCGGTGACCGTTGTCAATGCAGTTTCGTTCTCTTCAACATTGATTCTTATATCCGTATACTCAATGGTTGATGGTATGGATATTACCCCTAACAAAACTCCACATTCTAGGAGATCTTTTCTGAAAGGAGCCGTAATCTCAGCCGGGGTACTCGCCGCCGCTGGACCCGCTGCATCAGCAAATACCGAAACCGCCAAGATAGCTCGCAAGCAACATCCCATCGAGTGGAGAAACAAACAAGCAGACATGGCCTATCGTCAGTTGGGTTCGACGGGCTTGATGATTTCTGAAGTGATCCAAGGAGGCAGCGGCCCGATGTTGCCCGAAACGTATCATCGCTTTAATTACGCGATCGAACGGGGACTCAATTATTTTGACACCAGCTCCCGTTACAGTGGCGGAAAGAGCGAGGAAGTCTTGGGCATGCTCCTCAGCCAGCCGGGCGTGAGAGACAAAGTATTCGTCTCCACCAAAGTAGCCAGTTACACCGCTACAACGAATACCATCTGCAATGAAATCTTCAAAGGACTGCCCGGAGAAAAGCAAAGCGCCCTAAAAAAGAAAGCTCTGGATATGCTGAATGAGCGAGGGGTTCGAAAGCCAGGGTATTTCTATCCCTACTTCGGTGGGCACTACGAAAGTGTGGAGCGCGATTACTTAGGATTGGTCATTAAACAGGAATACGGCTATAAACGAGCGTGGAAGCAGCGGATAAAGAAGGACATGTTCGAAACGCTGGAAACGAGCCTTCGAAGATTAAAAACCGACCACGTTGATATCTGCCACTGCCCACACGGAATTCGACTCCCCGAAGAACTGGAGGATGAAATAATCGACGAGTTTTTTGAAACCGTAAAACGTCAAGGGAAGATACGTTTCACCAGCTATTCCTGCCACACCGATGCGCCTCGAATCTTGGAAAAGGCAGTCGTTCAACGTTCTCGTGACCTCGCTATGTCGACCTATAACATTGCAAACCAGGGCAGCATGGAAGGACCGATCGAACGGGCGCACAAGAATGGTATGGGCTTTATCGCCATGAAGGTCGCAGCAGCAGTTCAAACCCGTTTTGAGCCACTGAAACCCATCCCCGAATGGCGTATCAAAAAACTGGAGACAACCGTTCCCGGCAATTACTCCCTTCCCGCCAGAGCCTATTTATGGGCTCTTCAGAATCCTCACATCTCCGCCGTCATCTCAGAGATGTATGACCAAGACATGATGATCGACAACTTTGCCATTGTGGGGAAGAAAGTTGAACTCAAACCAGCCTAATCGCAATCATAGCACTATGAAAATCACCTTATCCTTCGCACTCACAGTTTTAGGCATCATTTCAACTGGGAGTTTCCATCTTCAGGCACAACGGGGCTCCGAAGTACAGCAATTGAGACGAGCGGCGGAACGATCACGCCAACAAGAAGCTACCCTCGAAGACAATCCCTTTGTAGGAATAACAGAAGATGGTTCCGTCCAAAAGGGACTCTTTAAAATTGAATTCACGGGTGTTTCAGCCGCCTCCATCCAGCAAGCGGCCGAGGCCTTTATTGCGACTCTAAGCGACAGCCAAAAAAAGGACACCTTGCATCCGGTGGATAGCCCAGAATGGCGACAGTGGATGAACCAGCACTTTTATGACCGTTGGGGGATCAGCTTTGAAGAAATGACCGAGGCGCAAAAGGAAGCTGGCTTTGATTTACTCCGAGCATCACTCAGTCCCCGCGGTTTTGAACTCGCCAGAAACATTATGAAGCTCAATCACACGCTGGGCGAAATGCAGGGCAACCAATTCATGCTCGGAGAATGGGCTTACCACATAACAATCATGGGCACCCCTTCTCAGACAGAACCCTGGGGCTGGCAGATCGATGGACATCATCTGATCATTAATTTCTTCATCCTTGGAGACCAAGTAGTCGCCACTCCAACTTTTGTAGGTTCCGAACCCATGATCGCTGAGGACGGGAAATTCAAGGGAATCGCCATTATGCAGGACGAGCAAAACAAAGCTCTCGCATTTGCCCAAAGCCTGACTCCAAAGCAACAATCGAAGGCGATTATTCGACATAGCAAACCAGGCAACGATAATAAAACGGAGGCATTCAAAGATAATGTCGTCATGCCTTATCAAGGCATACCGGTTAAGGAGTTAAACAAGAAACAAACCCAAGCGCTGCTCGAAGTAATCGGCCTCTATGCTGGCTACATGAAAGACGGCCATGCAAGAGTCCGCATGAGCGAAATTAAAGATCATTGGGACGACACCTATTTTGCATGGAAAGGCCCCACCGATGAAAATGCGGTATTTTATTACCGGATACACAGCCCGGTTGCATTAATTGAATTTGACCATCAGAATCCAGTCGGTCTAAGACGACAGTTCCCTGAGCGGAAGCCCATTCGCCAACACGTGCATGCCGTTATCCGAACCCCCAACGGAAACGATTATGGCAAGGACCTACTCAGGCAGCATCGCGAAAAGCACCACAGCCATTAATTCAATCTCACAGAGTATTGACCTACTGGGAACCTGAGCAAGTATAGAGGCACTCAATCAATCTAACCTTAAATTATAATAGTCTTATGTTATTCCATATCACCTAAGAAGTTGATCTCAACCAGCGAAATACTGCCCAAGATCGTTTTACCTCTACCGGAGCACTTCCACCCGAAGGTGTGACCATGTTGGGTCGTTGGCATAGTGTCGCTGGCAGAAAGGGATGGATGATGGCCGAATCGGACAATGCGGAAGCACTCATGACATGGACCCAGGGTTGGACCGATGTAATCAGCTTTGATATCTCACCTGTGATCGAAGATGAAGGAGCTGCCCGAGTCTTATCAGCTTCGTAAATTTATTTCAGACTTTTATAGGCTCAGGGATGGACATCATCCCTGAGCTTTCTTTTTTGTGAGAGTTGCAGAAATGAAATTCCCTTCATCGACCAACAACTTTCAAAAAGAACACGTGCAATTGCTCTGCTCCAGTTATCAACATTGGACAGGAAAGCCTCTGCTACCCGGAAACCACCCGGAGACTGAAACCGCGCAATTGATATTCGAAGCTCCATTCCCAGTGCTTTCCCATGATACGGCCTCGAACCCCATCCTCAATTATGCTAATCAGGCTGGGCTAGAGCTCTTTGAGATGACTTGGGATGAGTGGACATCCATGCCGTCGACCGATACGGCAGAAGCCATGCTTCGTGAGGAACGAGCGGCCCTGATGAAGCGTGTCACTGAAAACGGATATATCGACGACTATTCAGGCACGCGTATATCCAAAACGGGAAAACGCTTTTTTATAGAACAAGCCACCGTGTGGAACTTAATCGATGAAAGCGGAGATTATCGAGGTCAAGCCGCCACCTGCTCCGATTGGGTACGAGTCAAATGACTTATTTCTTGGAATCGTAGAAGCCTTTCAAGCGTTCTATAATCGCATCGGCATCGCTCATACCCAACACCTCTTCGGCCACCGCTTCTACTTCTTCCAATGATACATTTCTTAAGAAGTGCTTAATCGAGGGTACAAAATTAGGCGAGACGCTCAAACTGCGAAGTCCCAAACCAATAAGTAATGGAATAAAATAGGCATCTCCAGCCAGCTCACCGCAGATACTGACAGGTTGTTCTTTCTCCTTCGAATTTTCGACAACTAATTTAAGGACACGATGCAGAGCCGGATGACCTGGCTCGTAAAGATGAGCCACTCGCTCATTCCCACGATCGACTGCAAGCATGTACTGCATCAAGTCATTGGTTCCTATACTGAAAAAATCGCAATAGTCGGACAGGATATCACTTACCAGAGCAGCGGAGGGAATCTCGATCATAATCCCCACTTCCGTTGACTTATCAAACTTCACCTTGTCTGCCTGCAGCTCCTTCTTCACTTCCTTAACCAAGGCGTTCGCCTGATTGAGTTCCTCAAGGTTGCTGATCATAGGGAACATGATCTTTAGATTGCCATAGGCACTCGCCCGCAGCATCGCACGTAATTGATCTTTGAATACTTCAGGATAAAGCAAACTGAACCGAATCGCCCGACACCCCAAGAAAGGATTATCCTCTTTACCGATAAGGTCTTTTCGTTGAAGTACTTTATCGCCACCTAAATCATAGGTCCGAAGGATAACCGGGGTTCCCTTCATCGACTCGACGACTTCCTTGTAGGCAGTAAACTGTACTTCCTCGGTAGGGAAATTGCCTGACTTCAAAAATAGGTATTCCGTTCGATACAGCCCAATTCCATCAGCCCCCGTCTCGAGCACGCGAGGTATTTCATTATTCCCTTCAATATTGGCCATGACGCTGATTTCAACACCATCGGTCGTAATTGCAGGTTCGCCTGAATGCTTGAGGAATTCGAGTTCCTGAGAGTCGCGAAGTTTCTTACTTTCACCATACTGGAACAATGTGGCCTCAGTTGGATTAAGAATAACCACGCCTTCAA
This genomic stretch from Opitutia bacterium ISCC 52 harbors:
- the ubiE gene encoding bifunctional demethylmenaquinone methyltransferase/2-methoxy-6-polyprenyl-1,4-benzoquinol methylase UbiE, whose protein sequence is MPEAEAVRSMFGGIAKRYDLANHLLSGGMDYWWRRVLVKKVKQMNPSVVVDLATGSGDVAFSLKNKLGDQVSVSGLDFCQPMLDEAEKKRLERTPSPDIRFGIGDILNLPLADNSADAITVAFGVRNLENRNQGLKDIRRCLRPGGKLFILEFSQPYNWFRPLYYSYLKYILPTIAGWVTKKPEAYDYLGNSIEGFPSTQKLIDELDVAGFQDMKATRMTLGIVAIHEAVAP
- a CDS encoding aldo/keto reductase, with translation MDITPNKTPHSRRSFLKGAVISAGVLAAAGPAASANTETAKIARKQHPIEWRNKQADMAYRQLGSTGLMISEVIQGGSGPMLPETYHRFNYAIERGLNYFDTSSRYSGGKSEEVLGMLLSQPGVRDKVFVSTKVASYTATTNTICNEIFKGLPGEKQSALKKKALDMLNERGVRKPGYFYPYFGGHYESVERDYLGLVIKQEYGYKRAWKQRIKKDMFETLETSLRRLKTDHVDICHCPHGIRLPEELEDEIIDEFFETVKRQGKIRFTSYSCHTDAPRILEKAVVQRSRDLAMSTYNIANQGSMEGPIERAHKNGMGFIAMKVAAAVQTRFEPLKPIPEWRIKKLETTVPGNYSLPARAYLWALQNPHISAVISEMYDQDMMIDNFAIVGKKVELKPA
- a CDS encoding DUF3500 domain-containing protein; translation: MKITLSFALTVLGIISTGSFHLQAQRGSEVQQLRRAAERSRQQEATLEDNPFVGITEDGSVQKGLFKIEFTGVSAASIQQAAEAFIATLSDSQKKDTLHPVDSPEWRQWMNQHFYDRWGISFEEMTEAQKEAGFDLLRASLSPRGFELARNIMKLNHTLGEMQGNQFMLGEWAYHITIMGTPSQTEPWGWQIDGHHLIINFFILGDQVVATPTFVGSEPMIAEDGKFKGIAIMQDEQNKALAFAQSLTPKQQSKAIIRHSKPGNDNKTEAFKDNVVMPYQGIPVKELNKKQTQALLEVIGLYAGYMKDGHARVRMSEIKDHWDDTYFAWKGPTDENAVFYYRIHSPVALIEFDHQNPVGLRRQFPERKPIRQHVHAVIRTPNGNDYGKDLLRQHREKHHSH
- a CDS encoding MEKHLA domain-containing protein encodes the protein MKFPSSTNNFQKEHVQLLCSSYQHWTGKPLLPGNHPETETAQLIFEAPFPVLSHDTASNPILNYANQAGLELFEMTWDEWTSMPSTDTAEAMLREERAALMKRVTENGYIDDYSGTRISKTGKRFFIEQATVWNLIDESGDYRGQAATCSDWVRVK
- the ptsP gene encoding phosphoenolpyruvate--protein phosphotransferase — its product is MSSGIGKEQIFKGIAAAPGVAFGKAFVHVENELYIPHYLVDAEEIDGEIKRFELALLKTRHEISEIRHQVADRLGEEEAQIFDAHLMVLEDPALIDETITELKTNRQNVESCFHKISQKYIEAFQRIDDEFIKERLNDIKDVSRRILYNLSGETLESLESIDKEQIVVSHDFTPSDAAAIQTEYLQGFITEAGSRTSHVVIMAKAASVPAVVGVHNILKVLQNGDDIIIDGFEGVVILNPTEATLFQYGESKKLRDSQELEFLKHSGEPAITTDGVEISVMANIEGNNEIPRVLETGADGIGLYRTEYLFLKSGNFPTEEVQFTAYKEVVESMKGTPVILRTYDLGGDKVLQRKDLIGKEDNPFLGCRAIRFSLLYPEVFKDQLRAMLRASAYGNLKIMFPMISNLEELNQANALVKEVKKELQADKVKFDKSTEVGIMIEIPSAALVSDILSDYCDFFSIGTNDLMQYMLAVDRGNERVAHLYEPGHPALHRVLKLVVENSKEKEQPVSICGELAGDAYFIPLLIGLGLRSLSVSPNFVPSIKHFLRNVSLEEVEAVAEEVLGMSDADAIIERLKGFYDSKK